The nucleotide sequence TCCATTTGTTATAATTAAATTAATCGATAACGGGTAGAGAATTATGAGTAAGATTGCAAAGCAAGATATTGCTCGTCTTATTGAACTGGTTGGTGGTGGCGACAATATCGCTAGCGTTAGCCACTGTCTGACGAGACTGCGTTTTGTGCTGAATGATACTGATGCGGCAGATGTAAAAGCGCTGGAAAAACTGGCGATGGTAAAGGGCTGCTTTACTAACGCCGGTCAGTTTCAGGTTGTAATTGGTACAGAAGTGGATGAAGTTTATAAGCTTCTTATCGATATGGCTGGCAAAAAAGCAGCATCTAAGGATGAAGCTAAACTGGCCGCTCGTCAGAATATGAACATTCTGGAACGTGGTATCTCCCATTTAGCCGAAATTTTTGTACCACTGCTTCCGGCAATTATCACGGGTGGTCTGATCCTTGGTTTCCGTAACGTCATTGGCGATATCAGAATGTTTGATGGCCAGACGCTGACGCAAATCAGTCAGTTCTGGGCAACGGTTCACTCCTTCCTGTGGCTGATTGGTGAAGCTATCTTCTTCTTCCTGCCGGTTGGTGTCTGCTGGTCTACGGTTAAGAAGCTAGGTGGTACGCCGATTCTGGGTATTACGCTTGGTGTGACCCTGGTCTCCCCTCAGCTGATGAATGCTTACCTGATTGGTAAACAGGTGCCTGAAGCCTGGGACTTTGGTCTGTTTGTGATTGAAAAAGTGGGCTATCAGGCGCAGGTTATCCCGGCAATGCTGGCAGGTATTGCTCTGGCGTTTATTGAAACCAGCCTGAAGCGTGTTGTGCCGTCTTACCTGTACCTTGTGGTTGTGCCGTTTGTTTCAATCCTGGTGTCTGTTGTTCTGGCTCACTCACTAATCGGTCCTTTCGGCCGTGTTATCGGTGACGGTGTGGCTTATGCTGCCAAAGCGGCAATGACAGGTGATTTTGCTGTGCTTGGCGCAATGGTGTTTGGTTTCTTCTATGCACCTCTGGTTATCACAGGTGTTCACCACACAACTAACGCCGTTGACCTTCAACTGATGCAGGAACTTGGCGGTACGCCTATCTGGCCTCTGATTGCTTTGTCTAACATTGCTCAGGCATCGGCTGTTGTGGGTATTATCATGATCAGTAAAAAGAATGGTGAGCGTGATATCTCTGTACCGGCTGCGATTTCTGCTTACCTGGGCGTAACAGAGCCTGCCATGTACGGTATTAACCTGAAGTACAAATTCCCTATGCTGAGCGCAATGGTTGGTTCAGCTATCGCAGCGGCAATCTGTGGCAGTGCTGGTGTTATGGCGAATGGTATCGGTGTGGGTGGTCTTCCGGGCATCCTGTCTATTCAGCCTCAGTACTGGACGATTTATGCAATCGCAATGCTGGTTGCGATTATTCTTCCGGCCTTCCTGACCCTGTTCTTCTATAAAAGAGCGCAAGTAAAAGGCAGCCTTGAAGTTGCAAGCGCTTAACCCCGATTGAGTGGCCACCTTGGCCACTCACCTTTCTTTTCTGTAAGTGAGTTATGACCATGAATGCAAATGATCAACTGTGGTGGAAAACCGCCACGATTTATCAGATCTATCCTAAAAGTTTTTGTGACAGCACAGATAAAGGTACCGGGGATATTCAGGGAATTATTTCCAAACTGGATTATCTGAAGCTTCTTGGTATTGATGCTATCTGGCTGACACCTGTGTACGAATCGCCAATGGTGGATAACGGTTACGATATCTCGGACTATTTCGCCATTAATCCTGAATTTGGCACCATGTCCGATTTTGATGAACTGCTGGAGCAGGCG is from Vibrio sp. JC009 and encodes:
- the treB gene encoding PTS trehalose transporter subunit IIBC, translated to MSKIAKQDIARLIELVGGGDNIASVSHCLTRLRFVLNDTDAADVKALEKLAMVKGCFTNAGQFQVVIGTEVDEVYKLLIDMAGKKAASKDEAKLAARQNMNILERGISHLAEIFVPLLPAIITGGLILGFRNVIGDIRMFDGQTLTQISQFWATVHSFLWLIGEAIFFFLPVGVCWSTVKKLGGTPILGITLGVTLVSPQLMNAYLIGKQVPEAWDFGLFVIEKVGYQAQVIPAMLAGIALAFIETSLKRVVPSYLYLVVVPFVSILVSVVLAHSLIGPFGRVIGDGVAYAAKAAMTGDFAVLGAMVFGFFYAPLVITGVHHTTNAVDLQLMQELGGTPIWPLIALSNIAQASAVVGIIMISKKNGERDISVPAAISAYLGVTEPAMYGINLKYKFPMLSAMVGSAIAAAICGSAGVMANGIGVGGLPGILSIQPQYWTIYAIAMLVAIILPAFLTLFFYKRAQVKGSLEVASA